The DNA segment ATCAGCAAAGCCATGATCGCTTGGCGTAGAAAAGTAGTAACCACGCTTATCCAATACCCAAGTATGAGAACCTTTACGCTTCCAACTCTGGTCTTCAACAAATGGCGCGACCCATTCATCCTTAAGTGACACAATACTTGGCCATTCACCGTCTGAGTCCATACGCAGGTCACGAATTTCTTCATGTGCTAAACGCAGCTCTGACAACATTGCCAAGTTTTCTTGTTCAACATCAGTTACCAGAATTTGATGATCAAGTACCACTTTCGCATGGGATTCTGCTTGATGAAATGGGATCGCGACCGTGGCAAAGCTCAGGATGAATACAATGATCAGCCCTACCCATTTACCCTCTCTGCCACCCGTATCAGCACGTACGCCTTGGATCATCATTTTTCGCTGATCTCAACAACGTCGACTTCAACAGGAAACTCGTGGCCTGAATCAAACACAAGGTAAAACTCAGTATCTGGGTTTGGAAACTCAACGATGGAGCGCTTATCCGTCATCTGTTTTGCAATCAAGTTGTCTTCGTAGTCGTACATTTGAACCGCGTAATCAATCGCTTTACTACCATCAGAATAACCCGCTTCACAGGCCACAGTTTTGCCTTCAAACCAGCAGCTCATCAATGGAAAGTGTGCTTGCGCAGGTAATGCAGCGAAACCAAGTCCTAGAGCTAAGCAAGGAGTCATCAAAGCGTTAAATTTTGTTTTTATTGTCATGGTTCATACCCTAGCCACAGTGCAAATTCTCAGTAGTAAACTGAGCGATAAAGGGCTCAAATGAGCCCTTAAGTTTTTTGGTCTTTTAATCAGGGATCTAGCCCCGATATCACAATTATTGAAGCAGTGCTTCGAACGTTAGGTGAACGTTCGCGCTTGCTTTGTCAGCCAGTGGGTTGTCAATCAACTCACCTTTGTAGTTCGCTTTCATTACGTAACGGCCCGCTACGTCTGGAGTGAAGGTAATTTCACCGTTCTTGTCACTCACAACATCAATCTGCTCTTGGTGGTTGCGGTAAAGCGTGCCTTCACGAGTGATCTCCGCTTTCACGTCTTTTTGAATTTCACCGTTGTAGAAGAATTGGAATGTCACCGGTTCGCCTTCAATGATGTCTGAAGGGTGCGTTACTGGCTTCATTTCAAGTAGCTTGCCTTCAATTTTGAAGACTGAATCCGATGGCTTACCTACTGTGATGTAGCTTTCTGCACGAGTGAAGCTGATTTGTGTTACCACGTCACGCGACTTTTCAGGAAGAACTGAATCACGTTCCGCTTTGTTTGCTTTGATCCATTTCACTGTGTCACGACGACCCGCTTTGTACTGTGTGTAGTAAGATGGCTGGTTGTTGATCGCAACTTTGTGTGTACCTTCTTCTTCAAAGTAGAAATCGAAGATTGAACGACGTTTGCCGCGAACAACAAAGTTAGGACGTTCGCTACGGCCATCAGGCATGATGACATGTGCATTTTCACTGCCTGCAGGCTTATCAAAAACAAACGTACCGTGAGACGCAGTCACATCGAACGTTAGCCAATCACCGCCTTCTTTCGATACGGTAAAGTGTGATGGCAAAATCCAGCGTGGGTGAGCTTGTGCTGTTGTCGTAACCGCTAGGCCGAACGCCATAACACCCGCTAGTGCAAGTGCCTTAATTTTTGTCTGTTTCATCATGTTCAATTCCATTATTTATAATTGTTAGCCGTGTCGCTCTATCTGAGCCTACGATGACGACTGTCTATTCTGTTCAGTTTGCTTTTGCTATTCGCACTTACTATTTAGCGATGTAGTTCAGAGTGATTTCACCCGTCTCTTCTGTCGCCTTTAACTCATAAGAAGCGTTTGAATCTGTTAGCGATACTTTTTGACGAAGGTAATTACGGCCGCCGTGTTCACGTACAACCTCGATATGAACCGTGTACTCACCCTGTTCTAGAGTTTGACCATCATCGCTCTTACCATCCCAAACGAAACGGTACTGGCCAGCAGGGCGCGTTGCAGAGGTCACTGCATCAACCAATTCACGATCGTAACGTCCCACTTTTCTCCACCAGCTGCGTAAGTCTTTAAGCCATTCATCTTTACCGACCCAAAGCTCAATGGTTTTCACTGACTTTCGTTCGCTGTTCTCTACCCACACCGCCACATAAGGACGCGCGTACATAGAGGTATCAATCTTTGGAAGCTTAAAGTTCACATCAAGTTTTGCCGTATCAGGGATCGCTTGTGCCATACCTAGGCTTGGCAAAAGAGATAAAGCAAGAAGCGCCTTGCTCCAGTTCATTTTTTTCATGTTTAACAACCTTTTAAATCCGTTTAACCTTTAGTTCGTTCTTCAGGCTGATTCATCAAGCAGACTCATCAACCTAATGGAGGGTTAAGGTACGGCGACAAAATAGATAGCAAGCGAGATTGCAGACCCAAATACCATCCATTTAATGGAGGTATTCAGTGTTTTTTTCTTAGGTAACAGTAAGCACACGCCTGTAAGTACAAAGAAGATCATCAGTAGCGCTGTGATATCGATGAACCATTTCCACACCTCACCGCTGTTACGGCCTTTGTGTAGGTCGTTCAACAGTGCAATCGCGCCGTAGTTCGTGGTTTCGACCTCGACCATTTCAGATGTCACGTCAACAAATACAGACGCGTTGTAACCTGGTCCTTTAAAGTCCATGGACACTTCTCCAATCAGCAACTCACCGTCTTCAATTTCGGCGTAGATGTCTAAACCAGAAGGAACGCCAGACAAATTAGCCTCTTCAAACAGAAATGTTTCGAAGGCACTTTCGTCGGCTTTTAATCGTCCGTCTTGGATCGTGAACAAACTCGTAGGAAGCTCTAAAGTAGAGCGTTGGATATTAGGTTGGCTTGATTCAAATAACTCAGGTCTATTCAGGGTGATGCCTGTCACTGAGAAGAAAAGAACAACGAACAGAAGTGCCATTGAAATATAAACATGAAGTCGACGAGCCCATGATTGAACCGCCCTACTTTTTAACGACATACAAACCAATACCTATAAATTTTATGGCGTCAATTTAGTTGATAATCATTCGTATTGGCATTCAATTTACATTGTTTACGTTTGCCGAGCGGCGTAAGGAAATTTACATAACATTACATGGGAAGTAATCGAACTGTATGCATATTCTTGCTAACTTGTACTAAAGGGAATTGATAGCTTGTATTTGAGGTCATCGATAGTAAGGTCAAACCTCGAAAAATCTCAATATCAACATGCTTGATTGAGGTTGGTTTAAGGTAGCAGTTGTGGCTTTAAGGAATGAAAGTTGGGACTATTTAAGCTTCGTGACTATTAACCTTTGGGGCTATTTGATCTTTGGAACATTTTGAAGATCATACACAAACGGCGGACTCTTCGGTTGATGCGGTTTGTTAAATACAGACTAATAACCGATTTAACGATAGCTAATAAGGCTTAAAGGGATTTTGAAATGCGTATTATTGTTTTGGCTTTTACAGCGCTCGTAACAGCGTGCAGTAGCTAAATGAGCAACACAGAAGAGCACGTCCAAGAATACATCGGCTCAGACATAACCGATGCACAAGAGCAGTATCTAACCGAACGCTCACGCCCTGTTAGTTTTTGGGCATCTAGAAACTATGCCTGGGCTGAGACGAAGAAACCACTAGATAATGGTTACACTTTACATGCCTTTAAGAACCCTTATCGTGACTGCACCATTAACTGGGTCGCTAACACCAGTGGCGCAATTCAAAGTGCAACGCTTAGTGGCACGATGTGCGAGCCTTAATCAATCCATTCCAATCGAACAATAACGCTAGATGAGCTAAAGTCCCAAGATGGGCTTAAGTCGCCTAAATTAAAAAGGGTGTCATTTGAACGATCAAATGACACCCTTTTGCTTTTCTTGTTTCTTATGCGCTGTTCTTGTCTTCTGTTTGCGATGAGCGGTTAAACGTTTCCGTTGTCACTAACCGTTCTAAGCTGAGTCAGGTATTTAATCCAGCCTTTCGCCTCAGAAGATGGCTCAATGTTATTGGCACGCTTGGCTTGAGCAAGGGCGTTATCAAGATTCTTTAGCTTGTACCATGAACGCACTTTCGCTAAAGCAACGTCGGCTTGTTTGTTTTTGTCTTTCACTTTGTCTAAAACAACCAACGCTCGGTCGTAGTAACCCTGCTGAACCAATAGCTGTGCCACATTCCAGTGGTATTGAGTGTCTTTTTTAGACGCTAACGTCCACACTTCAATGGCATTGTCCCACTCTTTCGCTAGCTGCCAGTAGGTTGCTTGCTCAGCCAAAAGTTGAACGTCACTGTTCGCGTCATCTAACTTACTTATTTCTTCAGCAGCTCGCTCTGGAATACCTCGTTTGGCATAAAGCTGTGCTAATAAACGGCGATCCGAATTTTTAAGCTCAACGCCCTGTAAATCAGCCAGTGCTAACGTGTTCAATGCATCACGATTACGTTCCAATCTTAGCTGAATACCGACAAGTTGACGCCACCAGTTATCTTTCTCTGGTTGAAGTTCAATGAGGCTTTCCAGTGTCGGAATAGACTGCTTCCACTGTTTTAACTGAAGCTGTGCGCCCAATTTTAGCGATAGAGGCGACAACTCTGCTTTTGAATTGAATTTGTCTCGATTACCGATGGCCACTAGGACTTTCGACCAGTTTTCAATTTGGTATTCAGCTTGTGCAATTCGCATCCAAAGCGTGTCTTTCTTTTCCTTTTCTGGCGCTGTTTTCACTAACTCGTAATAGTGCGAAAGCGCATTTTTAAACTGCTGATCGTTCAACAACAAATCAGCCAGCATGCGCTTGGTTATCCAAGCTTGCTCATCAACAAGTAAATTACTGTCGACCGCATAAGTAAGCTGCTTAATTGCCGTGTCGGTTTTTCCATCTTGCCAGTAAAACACACCCAGCATACGAGCTACGTATGCTTTGTCGTAGCCTTTAGAAAGCTCCAAGCCTGCAAGTACGTCAATCGCCTGTTTAACCTGTTCATCTTGAGCAAGCTTATGCGCCTTTTGAACACGAATAGCAGTATATTGAGTCAGCTCTTTTGCTTGTGTTGTAAGGGGCATTAACAACAAGCCCACTAATATCCATATCTGTTTCATCATTTTGCCAACTTAAACTCTAGTTTCACGGTTTGACCAACCTGAGCTATCGCTTTTCCATCGACGACTTTTGGTTGATATTTCCATTTTTTAAGTGCTCTCATCGCTTCACGTTCAAACATACGACGTGGGTTTGCGTCAGTGACTTGAATGTCAATTGGGCGTCCCGTTTCATCGATGGTAAAAGACATAATGACATGGCCTTCAGCGCCGCGCTTCAGCGCTTTTGCTGGGTAACGAGGTTCTACTCGATATAAAGGCATTGCCTGTTGGTTCGACCCAAAATCCGAAAATGTCGGCGCGTTAATCGCGAGGCCATCAACCGATGTATTCAAATCCAATGAAGGCAGTGAAGACATCGAATTCAGAGGCGTAACTTCAGCTTGTGACTGAGACGTTTTCGCTTCCGGTGGCGGCTCTGGCATTTCTGGTTTTTCAGGGACTGCACGCTGTCTTCTTTGGACTTCTTGTTCTTGTTCCACCATCACCATATTGAAACTTAACGTCTCACTATTATCTGGTGAACGTTGGTGGCCATTATCGACCATCCAAGCCATAAAAGAAAACAGAGCTAAGCCCAATGCGCCCGCTAGCGGTAAAGCAAGAAATAGGCGAATCATTTATGAAGATCCTCCAAGATCATCGCTTTTCAGCAGCAAGCGCAATGTTTTTAACACCCGCACCTTTAGCAGCGTCCATCACTTTAACAACCGTACCGCTGTAAGCGTGTTCATCCGCTTGAATAACCAAAGAAGCATCAGGTTGTTCTAGCAACAAGTGTTCTAACGTTGCTTGGACACGCTCAACATCAACAACACGTTTATCTATGAAGATGTCATTCGCAGAAGTAATCGCTACAAAGATGCCCGCATCTTTTTGGCTTACTACGTTAGAAGCTTGTGGGCGATTGACTTCAACCCCTGATTCACGAACAAATGAACTGGTCACAATAAAGAAAATAAGCATGATAAATACAATATCAAGCATCGAAGTAAGGTCTATTTGAGCCTCTTCGTTTTTAGAATGACGTCGACCGAGTCTCATCGTTGACTCCTTAAAGATTTTTCTAATTTCAATTCTAAGCGGTTACACACTTTCGCTAAACGAGCGTGAACAAACATGCCCGCTAATGCAGCAACCATACCCGCCATGGTTGGCAGTGTTGCCAACGAGATACCTGAAGCCATCAATTTAGGGTCACTGCTTCCTTGAGTCGCCATGACATCAAAAACAGAGATCATACCGGTAACGGTACCTAACAAGCCCAACATAGGACAAATCGCGACTAACAGCTTAATAAAATTCAAGTTTTGGTTAAGTAAGATACTCGCTTGGCCTAACCAACCTTCACGAATGGCTTTAGCATGCCAAGAAGAGTGATCTTCTCTTTCATGCCACTTTGTAATCCAAGCTTGGCGTTGCTTTGGAAAGTAGAACGCTAGATAAAGCACACGTTCTACCACAAGCACCCAATACACTAGGACAACAGCGGCTAGCCACCACAGGACGAAACCGCCCTGCTCCATAAAGCTTGATAAAGACAGCAGCCAGTCACTCGTTAACCAACTTGCTGGTAATAGAGAACCCGACAAAATATCCATTACGCAGCAGTCCCAACTGGTGAGACAACAAGTTTTGATTCAACCGTCTTTTCTGCCTGCTCAGCAACAAGGCCAATCCCTTGTTTCTCAAGAATATTGCGAATGTTCTCTGATTGAGTGCTAAGAATGTTATGTGCCAGTAGTAGTGGCATTGCAGCAACAAGACCAAGTACGGTTGTTACAAGCGCCATCGAAATACCACCCGCCATCACTTTAGGGTCGCCATTGCCAAACTGTGTAATCACTTGGAATGTTTCGATCATGCCGGTTACGGTACCCAACAAGCCAAGCATAGGTGCGAGCGCTGCTAGAAGTTTCAGCATCGACAAACCTTTCTCTAGGTGAGTCTGTTCATCAACGACCGCTTCTAAAAGACGTAGCTCAAGTGCTTCAACCGTTTGGTTTTGTTCTTTGTTGTAAACCGCAAGAACGCGACCCAGAGGGTTGTCACCCGCTTGTTCAGGGTTCTTAAGTTGTGCGCGAATTTTCTGACGAGCGATAGCCAAAGAAATACCACGAACTAATGCGATGATTAAACCAATTGCCAACAAGCCAAGAATCACTTTACCAACAACACCACCCGCTTGAAGGCGGTCAGTTAGGCTTGGTTCCAAAGCTAATTGATCTAGCATGAATCCACGGGAGGGATCGACTACCACGTTAGACACTTCGCCATTAGCTAATGTAGAAAGCGACGCCAGTGTTGGACCATTTGATGGCTGCTTCAAGTAAACAATCGCATCTTGGTGCTTAGAGTCCCACCATACGTAACCTGGTTCTGCAACCAAACCAATAGAACCAAGGCGATAAACTTCTGCACTTTCAGTTACTCCCTCATCATTAACAAGAGCAACAGTCGATTTGCTTATCTCCGAGCTCGCTTTGATTTGCTCCATCATGCTTAACCAAAGGCCTGTTAATTGAGACATCGAAGGCAATGATTTAGCGTCCACGATGTCATAAACAGTTTCTGTGTAAACAGCTCGATCGACATTAGTAACGGTGTCAGATAGTTCATGATCGAGATCTTTCGCGTTTTGTCTTACAACTCCAAACAACTCACCTAAGCTACCAGTCTCTAAACGCAGTTTCTCTTCTAAACGAGCCAGTTTATTTTCGTTATCACTGAATGTACTCGTTAGAACGTCTGTCGCGTTTTGAACCGATGTACGTTTCGCATCAAGCTGTGCTTTGATGGCTTTGAGTTCTTGTTCTGTCTTTTTGAAGTCAGCCTCACGCACCACGTTGTGAGAAGCTTGAGTGCGGCTTTCTGATTTTGCTTTATTAACTAGCTGAGCAGTCGTGTCTGATGCAGAGAAAGCAGAAAATGAAATGGACGTAATACAAAGCAATGCTGCTAATGGCTTAAAGTTCATTACTTAACCTCCGCAACAGTTAAAGAAACAGGTAAAGTGATTAAGCTTGGAGATGCTTGCTTATTAGCAATATCGTACGCTTTGTCCAACTCAGATTTCATCGAAGAATCAAGCTCTTGCCATTGAGCGCTATTTTGGTCCCAAGACCAATATTGAGTACCATTCAAGTTACGAGCGACTAGTGAAATACGTCCAAGATGCAAAACGTCAACTTCAAGTACTTTATCTTTACTTAACTCGACACGGCTTGAATAAGAACTGAGCTTAATACCGTAATCCACTTCAATTTGATACGCCTCTAAGATACGGCGATATTTTTCAGCGTCGCTGACATCAGCACGAGTTATCATCGCTTTCAGCTTTTCAACGCGACGCAGACGGCTCTTTTTCTTGAAAGGAAGATCACTTTCAATAACTTCTTGGAGGCCATCGATCATCTTGTACATTAAAGGCACAACACCTTGACGCGTTAGCTTAATTTCATCGATCTGCCCTTCAATGCTCTGAGCTTCTTGATTCTGGCTTTCAACCAATGCAGCAAGGTGATCGTGATAGATTTCTAGATTTTTCACTTCTTCTTGCAGACGCTCAATCTCAGCTTGCAGCATTAAAGTCGCTTGTGAGCTTTTATCAATAACCTTTTGGCTCGAAGCCGACGCGTTATTGGTCTTGTTTTGAATTGATTGAGCTTGATCCAAGCTGTTTGCCATAGAAGACGTTGCAACCAAACTGATGGCAAGCGCTAGGCTAGTTTTTAAAAGATTCATAATTGTAGTCATTTACTATAAGAAGAAGGTCAAATGAGTTTTATTGATAAGCAGTCTCATTATCATTAAAAGTCACTCGCATTACTAGGGATATTTTTACTAAATAGCAGAATCACGAAAGGGGAAAGTCGAAACCTTCCCCTTAGTATTTAAGCTATCAATGACATCCTACAGACAAATTAGTATTTAACCTGCAGTGTTGCCATGTAGTTGCGGCCTTCGCCGATTACTACGCTACTTGTGCTGCCGCCTTCAAGGTAATCTGTATCAAACAGGTTTTCTACATTGAAACGAGCAACGAAATCTAGGTTTTCGTCATACTTCATTGTATGGGCGATACCCATGTCTACACGAGTGTAAGCATCTTTCTTAAACGTGTTAGCGCTTTCTGTGTAACGCTCACCTACATGGTAAACACCTAGGTTTACATCAGTACCATTGTTGAATGCATAAGTAGACCAAATACTTGCAGTAAACTCAGGAACGTCTGCTGGAGTTTTACCTTCAAGTGCAGGATCATTTTGGTATTCAGCATCCAAGAACATGGTTGATGCACTCAAAGAGAATGCTTCCGTCATGTAACCAGTAGCCGACAGTTCTACACCAGTATGAACTTGTTCACCAACTTGGCTTGTGCGTGTCTCTTTGCCGTTATTATTAGCTGGATCTAGATCTTCAGTCACCTGCATGTTCGATTGAGTGATCTGGAAAAGCGCTCCAGATACGAACAGACGTTCGTCAAACAGTTCCCACTTAGAGCCTAGTTCGTAAAGCGTACCCTTCTTAGCATCTTGAGACTGACCAAAGTTCACGTCATCTTTATCTGTGATTTCGCCAATAGGTTCGAAACTTTCAGAGTAAACCGCGTAAATCGAACCATTAGGCGCTGGTGAATAAATCACACCAAGCTTAGGAAGAATGTTGTTGTAGCTTTCTTCTTGATTAGAACTGCTCGTCGTTTTGTCGTAAGCGAAACGCACGCCACCAAGTACTTGCCACTGTTCAGTCAGTGTTACTAGATCTTGAACGTAAAGACCGTAGTGTTGGCTTTCAGAGTGAGACACTTCATTGTCGTTCTTGTAGCTAACGTTAGAAGGCATATTAAAGCCGTTACCACATGCAGCGGCAGCTTCTGCTTCTGTTGCGTTAACACATGTGTAGCCAGAATCGTATAAACGCTCGTAATCGTAATGAAGACCATTCACACCAACAAGTAGGCGGTGGTTTACACCTAGTGCATCGAAATCACCAGTAAAATCTACATAAGCCGTATCAAACGTCCATTCATCGTGACGGTCTGATACCTTGTAGCCGTAACCGCCGCTCTTATCGCTATATACTGTGTTGTTTGATTCTGTACGTTGACGTTCATAGAACTGACGGCTGATGCCTGTCTTCACAGACCAAGCGTCGTTCAAGTTAGCGGTTACCGATGCACCGTAGTTTGCAACGTCGTTATCTGTTTGAGCAAAGCGTTGGTCATTAACCGTGTTAGGGTCGATAACTTTACCAGTAGAAGTATCGATTTTAGAACCGTTGTCTAAATCGCCCTCTTCAATAGTGCGGTCGTAGTGCACAGACAACATGATGTCTTCGTTAATATCGTAATCAACAAATAGGCCACCAACAAAGCGGTCTGTCTCTACATCTGTACCATCAAAACGTGTGCGGTAAGAGTCTTGATTTTCTTGTGAAACAATAAGACGAGCACGTAAGGTTTGGTCATCGTTCAATGAGCCACTTACATCAGCAGTAGTACGAGTGTAGCTATCAGAACCAATATCTTGGCTTACGTTAACTTGAGTTTCATATGTTGGCTTCTTAGAAACCATATTCACAAGACCGCCAGGAGCAGACTTACCGTAAAGTAGACCAGCTGGGCCTTTCAATACTTCAACTCGCTCCAAAAGCTCTACTGGCTGACGGTAGTGAGACCAGTGTTGGACGCCATCACGCAGGTAGCCAGAGCTACTCTCCAAATCAAAACCACGAAGCGTGAAACGCTCACGGTTAGTTGACTTAGAACCCGCACCAACAGATGCGTCGTTTTTAAGAACTTCACCTAACGTACTTGCACGCTGTTCATCGATGATTTGCTCATCGATTACTGAAACTTGTCCCGGAGTCTCTAATTGAGTCGCCTCCATGCGCATTGCTGTTGTGTTTGTATCGGCCTTGTAACCGTAGTCACGACCTTCAACAACCATGTGTTCGTCTGTTTTTACTGTTTCTGCCAATACTGCTGGTGAAGCTAATACTGCGCCGATCACTAAGGCCAATGGGCTCTTTGAAAACATGTCCTTTACTCCGCTTTTATTCTTTTGTACGAGCACTTTGTTATTTATTCGATGTGCTCGGTTGAACCGTTTCCGGTACCACTGAATCATTTCGGGAGTGAATATAAGTGATAATTATTACCATTTGCATTAAATTTACATTCTTTGCATTCGTAAAGATTTGTAAAGCCCACTGAACGTACACTTTCTTTAGCTCAACAAAATCAATTCAATACGTTAATTGAGCGTGCAGATCTGTAAACATGAATTCAACATTTCACTATAAGGTCATTGGTCTGATCAATCTAAGCAGCCAAGATCAATACAAATACTGTCTTGTCTTATTTACTACCTTTGAAACGACTGATTGATGTATAAAACCCTCGATAAATGTAAATAAATGGTGAATTATTTTGTTTTTATTTGTTTAATTTACACGATTATCAGTGATTCTGATCACATCTATAATTTCAAACTCATTTTTTGTTTTTCGATTTGATCAACCGACTGCTAATCTCCCGCTCACTTTGAAAAGGTATCAAAGTTATAAATAATAAGGAGTGTTCTAAATGAATACCAAGAAACCTATGTCTTTAACTGGTCGAGTTATCCTCGGTATGGTCGTGGGCATATTAACGGGATTTGCCATTCAATCCCTTTTTGCAGACAGCGGATTTGTTAACAACTACATCGTTAACGGACTCTTTGAAGTAGGCGGACAGATTTTTGTCGCCAGTTTAAAAATGCTTGTTGTGCCACTAGTCTTCGTTTCACTAGTGTGCGGTACAAGCTCTCTTAAAGACTTATCAACTCTTGGCCGTATGGGTGGCAAAACGCTTGCACTTTATATCGGTACTACAGCCGTTGCTATCACTCTAGCACTCACTATCGGTAACCTGTTCCAACCTGGAGCTGGTGCGGATCTTACTGCTGCGAGCTCTTTCAAATCAGCGGACGCCCCTTCTTTGGGCCAAGTAATCATCGACATGTTCCCAACCAACCCTATTCAGGCGATGGCTGAGGGCAAAACGCTGCAAGTTATCGTATTTGCTGTGTTGTTTGGTATTGCAATCAGTGCAGCGGGTAAACCTGGCGAGCGTATCGCAGCGGTTTTCTCTGACTTGAACGAAGTGATCATGAAGCTTGTTGCTCTTCTGATGAACCTGGCGCCTTACGGTGTGTTCTTCTTGATGGCGAAGCTGTTCTCTGGGCTTGGTTTAAGCGCAATTTGGAACCTAGCAGAATACTTCTTAGTACTTGCTGGTACCCTACTTCTACACGGTTTGGTTACCTACAGTGCAATGCTTAAAGGATTCACAGGCCTAAGCCCGATTACGTTCTTACGTAAGATGGAAGATGCAATCATGTTTGCATTCTCAACGGCATCTTCAAACGCAACGATTCCAGTAACGATGGAAACGGCTAAAAACCGCATGGGCGTAGACAACAAAGTCGCTTCTTTCACTGTACCGCTAGGTGCAACAGTGAACATGGACGGCACTGCTATCATGCAGGGTGTTGCAACGGCATTTATCGCACAGGCATACAACATCGACCTGACCATGGGTGATTACCTTATGGTTATCCTAACAGCGACATTGGCGTCTGTTGGTACTGCAGGTGTTCCAGGTGTAGGTCTTGTTATGCTAGCGATGGTATTGAACCAAGTTGGTCTACCGCTTGAAGGTATCGCGCTTATCATGGGTGTTGACCGTCTTCTTGATATGATTCGTACCGCAGTAAACATCACAGGTGATAGTGCCGTAACTATCATTGTGGCTAAGTCTGAAGGTTCTTTTGACGAAGCTCGCTTCAATGACCCTGCTGCTGGTGAGAAAGAAGAAGAAGTTAAGCTAACACGCCAACAGGCATAATCTAGCTTTTCTGTCGCTCTTACCTTCAAGCTAAGGCGTAATTAATGGCTATGCCTAGCTGATAATCAAAAGCGTATAAACAAAAACGCCACTGCTGATGCAGTGGCGTTTTTTATTGGGCTATGTTTCTAAGTTATATTTCTAAGCTATATTTCTGAGCTATATTTCTAAGCTATATTTCTAAGCTATGCTTCTTAGCACGCTTTCAGTCATAGTTATCTATGGAGCAAGACAGGTAACAGCAGGAAGCTAATCAGCGATTGGGAACATTAGATTTACTCTCAATCCCCCATCGTCTCTATTCTCAGCAGTAACCTGCCCATTCATCACACCCATGGCTTCCTTCACGATCGCTAGCCCAAGACCGTAACCACCAGACTGTTTATCACGGGCTGACTCTATGCGAGTAAACGGATCGAAAATCCCTGCAATCTTGTTATCAGGAATGCCATCACCGTCATCTTCTACAGATATGACACTGTAACGTTTATCGGTTAACAGTTCATAGGTAGTCACGACAACATGAGCATTCTCACCCGCATATTTGATCGCGTTACTGACCAAATTACCGATAACTCGCAGGAGTAACCTTTCATCAACATTAACCATTGATGTCGGCGTCTCTAAATCACCAATCAAAGTTTGATTCGGTTTTAAATCATTTTGCATCTGCGCGATTAGCATCGAACAATAATGCTCAAGGTGCATCAAGCTTGACTTGGAGTCATAGCGAGACGTTTCTAGACGGCTGAATTCAAGGATCTCACCCACCAGCTTGTTCATCTCTTCCGTTTCACTTTCCATTCGCTCAAGCAAGCCTATGCTCTTATCATCTACCTTACTGCGCAACAGGTGCAATGCGAGGTTTTGCCTTGCCAATGGTGTTCTAAGTTCATGAGACACATCGCGAATCAAACGACGCTGCTTTTCAGCGAGAGACTTGATCTCA comes from the Vibrio splendidus genome and includes:
- a CDS encoding DUF2271 domain-containing protein, whose product is MKKMNWSKALLALSLLPSLGMAQAIPDTAKLDVNFKLPKIDTSMYARPYVAVWVENSERKSVKTIELWVGKDEWLKDLRSWWRKVGRYDRELVDAVTSATRPAGQYRFVWDGKSDDGQTLEQGEYTVHIEVVREHGGRNYLRQKVSLTDSNASYELKATEETGEITLNYIAK
- a CDS encoding ExbD/TolR family protein is translated as MRLGRRHSKNEEAQIDLTSMLDIVFIMLIFFIVTSSFVRESGVEVNRPQASNVVSQKDAGIFVAITSANDIFIDKRVVDVERVQATLEHLLLEQPDASLVIQADEHAYSGTVVKVMDAAKGAGVKNIALAAEKR
- a CDS encoding tetratricopeptide repeat protein, translated to MMKQIWILVGLLLMPLTTQAKELTQYTAIRVQKAHKLAQDEQVKQAIDVLAGLELSKGYDKAYVARMLGVFYWQDGKTDTAIKQLTYAVDSNLLVDEQAWITKRMLADLLLNDQQFKNALSHYYELVKTAPEKEKKDTLWMRIAQAEYQIENWSKVLVAIGNRDKFNSKAELSPLSLKLGAQLQLKQWKQSIPTLESLIELQPEKDNWWRQLVGIQLRLERNRDALNTLALADLQGVELKNSDRRLLAQLYAKRGIPERAAEEISKLDDANSDVQLLAEQATYWQLAKEWDNAIEVWTLASKKDTQYHWNVAQLLVQQGYYDRALVVLDKVKDKNKQADVALAKVRSWYKLKNLDNALAQAKRANNIEPSSEAKGWIKYLTQLRTVSDNGNV
- a CDS encoding PepSY-associated TM helix domain-containing protein; the protein is MSLKSRAVQSWARRLHVYISMALLFVVLFFSVTGITLNRPELFESSQPNIQRSTLELPTSLFTIQDGRLKADESAFETFLFEEANLSGVPSGLDIYAEIEDGELLIGEVSMDFKGPGYNASVFVDVTSEMVEVETTNYGAIALLNDLHKGRNSGEVWKWFIDITALLMIFFVLTGVCLLLPKKKTLNTSIKWMVFGSAISLAIYFVAVP
- a CDS encoding DUF6162 family protein codes for the protein MMIQGVRADTGGREGKWVGLIIVFILSFATVAIPFHQAESHAKVVLDHQILVTDVEQENLAMLSELRLAHEEIRDLRMDSDGEWPSIVSLKDEWVAPFVEDQSWKRKGSHTWVLDKRGYYFSTPSDHGFADSFILNANSVSPEIWIFFGGVAKQPATFDQHTLESTGWKLVVNESEVADQHDASSH
- a CDS encoding energy transducer TonB, which codes for MIRLFLALPLAGALGLALFSFMAWMVDNGHQRSPDNSETLSFNMVMVEQEQEVQRRQRAVPEKPEMPEPPPEAKTSQSQAEVTPLNSMSSLPSLDLNTSVDGLAINAPTFSDFGSNQQAMPLYRVEPRYPAKALKRGAEGHVIMSFTIDETGRPIDIQVTDANPRRMFEREAMRALKKWKYQPKVVDGKAIAQVGQTVKLEFKLAK
- a CDS encoding DUF4198 domain-containing protein, giving the protein MMKQTKIKALALAGVMAFGLAVTTTAQAHPRWILPSHFTVSKEGGDWLTFDVTASHGTFVFDKPAGSENAHVIMPDGRSERPNFVVRGKRRSIFDFYFEEEGTHKVAINNQPSYYTQYKAGRRDTVKWIKANKAERDSVLPEKSRDVVTQISFTRAESYITVGKPSDSVFKIEGKLLEMKPVTHPSDIIEGEPVTFQFFYNGEIQKDVKAEITREGTLYRNHQEQIDVVSDKNGEITFTPDVAGRYVMKANYKGELIDNPLADKASANVHLTFEALLQ